The Bactrocera dorsalis isolate Fly_Bdor chromosome 3, ASM2337382v1, whole genome shotgun sequence genomic interval AGAACCATAAGAAGGCCAAGTCGTTGCCACCGCTTAATTGCATTATTAATTTCAAGCCCTTATTGTCGAGCAACGGCTGTAAACCCAATACGCTAAGACAATAACGCACACGATGTGCCGTGTCTTGTTCAACATCGTCGCGTATGGACATCATTAGCTGATCAGCGGCGTTGAGCTGGAAAGTGGAGAAAGCGCGATACCATTGTGGTACGTCCTTgtcctttaaaaattttgctaattcaattttgaatttattatttcgcCGAATAGACGCAGATCTCCGTCGATCactcattttttaaaacaaaaaatttagattaaaCACTTAATTAACGGTATAAATAATACGGTATACAAACAAtttcgtattaaaaattttcacatttaattTGATTGTCACATCATAGGAAAACAGTTACAACAACGTTGTCTTTTTGAATTCCAATCGAAAAGTATTCGAAACAGCTATGCTTTTTCAATAGCTGTTATGCGACACAATTTTTCACTAATATAATTAGTTTCGCTTATTTTCTACTATCTCGATAagttttcctcaaaaataatgaTTGAATTGACCAATCTTTTTACAGTTAATCTTGACAGGGACGCAGGGTTAAGTTTCTATACGGATGGGTCCGAACCAAGTAATCCAGTGGGAGGTTgtgttttttcagcaaaattaggTACCAAAATTGACTTTCGTCTATCAGATCACTGAAGTATCCTACCAGCAGCATTCTTGCTCTGAAAAGGAGTGTGCTCACAAcaaagaatatatttatatatacagatagccAAGCGGTTAGCGAAATTGGAACATTTCGAAACTAAGcactaaaacaaaaatcaatctCCGCAATAAGCAACCATAACCCAGTTCTCCCAAAAATACAAGGAAAATTGTCGAGCACGCAATACTTAATATAACAAGAGGCTGTCAAAAGTCAATGCCCAAGACTTCCCACAGCAAATATATAGCAGTAGTTTACTTTTGAACAGAAAATGTCGCCCAACTCAGACGCACAAGCCTCCGCCTTCGCAGATCCTACAAGAGATCCAGACGCAGAagagcaggattccgcgaagcCGATCAATACCAAGCAGCAAAAAAGGAGCTGAAGCATGTCAGGACTGGGgtataaaatagtaattaagAAACTCGGTGTTCGGACAAAGCCACCTGAtgacataaatacaaaagaatatTGTTGCTTAGATGTCCGAAATGCCTTCATATGATCGACGCtctagaaaaaattcaaaaaaatcccCGACTGCCCCAGTGCTAAGTTATGGAACTACCTTAGTAATAGAAAAACTGTTGTACGAAACTAGAGAGGGATCACGAAAGACAGCGGTCATGTCAGGAGCAGCCCAAGGATTCATTCTAGGCCCAGATGTATGGAACATCAGCTACGACAATATACCAAGATTCGAAATGCCAGACAGGTTGTACTACTTCTTCTTCGCGGacgacaccgcttacgcgattatagcacGAGTTAACAACCGCCGAGGCTGTTGTTGCGTTTTCAGGTCGCTACAGAGCTACTACTGCTATCAAATAAGCACATATTCCTTGATATTCTTAGGACACAAACAGTAGTAAACTACCTAGGCCTAAGACTGGACCCAAGACTAACTTTATGGGTACCAATCTATCACGCCGCAGGAAAGGCATTGGAAATCACCTCCTATCATAGCAGtcaagaaaagagaaagctccTAATGCTGACGACAATTAGCGACCTAGGGACGGAGCTGAGATCTGGGCAAATGTGCTTTAAAAAGAAAACCGCCGAAAAGCCAGAGTGCACCGAAGCGCAGCTCTCAGAGTTGGATCAACCTACCGAACAGAGTCAGGTTatgcaatattagttataagcggtAATGTCCAAATTGATCTTTTGGCTTACGAAaggaaaaagcaaagaaaaccTCCGAAAATAACAAGAGCacaatagaacaaataaagaaggatacaataacaacatggtAACAAAAATGGGAGAATGAAGGTCACGGCAGATGAACGGCCAGATTAATAAAAGACCTAAACTCATGGACAAACCGTAAATTTTGAGAAGTCGACTTTTACACAACCAGCGGTTATACGGtcacggatacttcaaaaagtttctccacagaatgggaaaagtcaAAAAGCCGTCAAGCCTATACAAAGACGCGACAGAAGATGTGATAGCAACGAGAACGCACCGCCGTAGGTTCACAATGAGCCTCCTAAAGGCCTAGGTGCGTTCCATCTACCTACtgttttaaagttgaaaatcaTGGTAATAGTTCACAATTCCTCACGTAAATAGcacgtttttaaaaatttggtgTGAAATTGTCCGTGCTGAATCCGACATTCAGCTTTCTAACAATAttattcttatatacatatgttgttcacccgaagttggaaaaaatattttaataatgctCGTTCAAAATAGATAAATACTAGTCAAAAATACCCAGTCAAAGTGCTTTCTTATAAGAAAGGCTTATACAGCAGGAACCACTTATGCCTCAAGGTGGATAAAaagacttttttatattttattatatgcatttaataaaaatctaattatatacatttttttctcaaaagttGTTATAGCTAAAGAAGTACGTAGAGAACATTAAGAAGTATTAATATGTTAaagctaaatataaagcaagtTTTACGAGGTAATTGAGTGACTTAGTAACTAACTTAGTTTGagttaattttagtattaatttGGAAACcattatttaaaatgcaaatcgGTTTTACGATTTgtagaattttcaaataattatttattgcaaagTCTGATCACATTGTAATCACTGGAATAACTCTTTATTAAATCACATGAATGCTGAAATTCGTTGGTCTTTATgagcttttaaaaatatactacGTTCATTCTATTcttatacgtatgtatactaTTATATAATACAACTAAGTTTAACTCTATATAATTTGGCTTTTAGGTTATATGCGTCTGAAGTCTTACGGCTTAGGCCTTAACTTCCGCTCTCAGTGCAGCCTTCTCGGCCTTCTCGTTTAATGCCACCTCCTTGTATCTCTTGTCACGCTTGAACCATAACCAATTATTCTCATTGAAATAGTCCTCAATTTGATCCAATGAACGTCCTTTCGTCTCCGGTTGGAAGAGACCCATGAAAATGGTTACCATAAAACTGGACAATGCGAAAACCATAAAAACACCACGCATTTTTATGATCGACTGCACCATCGGAAAGATTTTGGTTAATGCAAAGAGACTGACATTCATTGCGGCAAATACCCCGCCCGCTGTACGGCCTCGTATACGCGCTGGGAAGAGTTCGCCAATCATAATGCCCGGCAACACCATAATCGCTGTGTTGAAGGCAATGTAAGCGAAGAGACAACCGGCTGCGACGAGCGCATCCGTATTGTTCTTCGGCAAACCGAgacgtgcatacatatatatgctcaATATCAGACAACTGAGACCCGAACCAATACTGGAAATTGTCAATATACGACGACGACGCACGAATAGTAAAATCACACAGAACGTGAGTGAGCAGAGCATGCGCACCACCGCTGTCCAAATGGCAGCGGATTTAGTATCGACATCGGCGCCGAAATCGGCAATAATATCAACTGCGTAAAAGATGACAATGAACGAACCGGACATCATTTGCAGTATTGAAAATACGATTACAATGAAAAGCGGCTTCATAGCACAACGTTCGGTGCAAAGCTGGAAGATGTTCTCGTTGGTGCGCGTGGTGGCACGTTCTTTACTTAAACGTTCGGTCATGTCATTGATCTCCTTGCGTGCGATTATCTCACTGCCGCGCAAGAAGGTTAGCGCTTTCTGCGCCTTGGCCTGCTTATTGTTACGCAGTAGCCAAGCGGGTGTTTCGGGTATCAAGAAGATGGCAACGGCTGCACAAAGTGGCAATATGCATGCACACCAAGCCACATTACGCCAATGCAGCGCGGAGCCTAATGAGTAGACGATGAGTATACCAAGTGAGTAGGAAACATATGGTGCTCCAATGAGAATACCGCGTAAGTTTGGTTCGGCGGTTTCCGCGATGTAAAcctgaaagaaaaatataacagtttttattagaaattatgTAAAACTTTAAGTAACggtatttatttatctataagGAAAATGTGTTCAGAGCTAAATGATTCGTTGAATTGAACGGTTGTAGTTTACACTCCAGAACTTTAATAACAATATATGGAATCGCTCGGAATTACGTTCCCTAACCTAAAATCCAGTCGAACTTATTGATGAACtaattatttttggttaataAACGGTTTGAACAGACCAAGCGGTAGGAATCAGGTTTAGGACGTTCATAAGAAGTGAAGCGCCGTAATTTTAAAGATTTCACATTACAGAACAAGAATGTGAATGAGCTGATGGCCGCTGTACGAACTGCTGTCAAggaaaaaatctacaaaaattcATTGGCCCACGTATGCTGGTAGAGTTCAAgaataaaaagatataaaacttGAAACGACTAGTGGTACAAAACCGGAGGGAGCCGCTTTTTTTAAGTTAAGGAAGAAGGGCATGAGAGAGATGGTATATCCTATACTTCTTTCCAGTATTATCTAGAGCTTTCCTAAGATATCTAAGGGATGCGCAGTTCAAGGGACCAGATGTAGTATCAAAATTAGTAGTCAAGTCCCTCTCTAAGCATTGTCGGCCAATATGACGAATACTTCAACTCAAATTAAACTGAGCACTGTTTGCCATTACCAAGAACCATTAGATCTATATATGGCGTGAAAGCCGGCCAAAATAATCTGACCTTACCTAATCTAAGTAAAGGATGTAGATTGATACAGAAAAGCCCTGTGTAGTTCTATTATTGTACCTATTTCCGGTAGTgccaaaaaattgattttaattgtttatgaATAAGTAATTTTAATGACCTAATTCTTTCTCTTTTTATCTCTGAACTCAGAAATTAATTCTACTGCAgaatgtatggaaaactttcctCGGAAAACCACCTGGGTTTAATCTCATTTTAATCAGCCTCGTTACAATATATCGTATCCCGGACTGGGACACGGAAAGCTTGACTCACTTCcgcaaaataattataaaaaatatatacaaatagcaTCAACGCACCATATTAAACTCAATAGGGTGACGAGGTCACAAATAAAGACAGTAAAGTGTAAATAAACGTAACGTTTTACagttacatatatgcatgtaaacaACGGTATTTAACGCATAAATAAAACCGAAACGTATGCACTACGTGCCAACTGTCACCTCAATGGGTAATGGAACAAATTGAGTTGCGCTTTTTTACTGGACCCAACTATTAATAAAATTCACTTTTCCCAAACAATCAGTCGGCATAAATTTGTGCGGATATGCGCAGTTCCATTAAACTTTCGCTCAACTTAATACCGAGCGCTCAACTATAGTCTAAGGTCAAGATTCCGGAACTGTGTATAAGCATTATCCATGCGCCAACGTAATAAGTTCATACGTATACTATGCAAATCTTGGCGTTGAATATTTGTTGTGGGCTTGTGATAAAGGCGTTGACACGTCAGGGTCGTATTTATAAGACGCGCGCGACCCATTCCATTCTAGTGAATTACAAGTCTTGATAAAGTGAAATTTACGCGCCAATTTCACCATAGAAATAGACGTTAGAGATGCCTGAAGCGAGAGAGAGTGGTCGAGTGGGTGAACAAATAAGATTTACTTTTCATAAGAGTCTTTATTAGAATTAGTTTGAGCACCACGATGGGTTGATGATGATACATGTGAATAGTTCTGTATGTAAATCGTTGAGAAATTGAGTGTTTGTTGACGGAAGTAATCGGTACAACGACAACAATAAGCTTTGTGTACATTAAGCGATCTCCCATGGCGCACATAACCTCACTTAAGCGGCTAGACAGCGTGTAGTTAACCATATGTGGAATCTCATACTGAACAGTCGCTGCATATTGACAAAtaacttaagtttttttttttcaaaaaagagaAGAATAACTGAAAGCCCCCAAACGCAGCTAGCAATTCGCTCGGTCTTGAACTCACATACTATGCGCGAGTTCAAGGCAATCCGCGTCCCCAAACATTATATGCACTGCGTGCTTGCTGTGCGTGAGTTTCATTGTAAACTAATTCGCTCTTTGTGCCCAAATATCTATGCGTatctatttttcaataaaaaaaagtagtagaaGAAGCATTCTCTTCCTCACTCTACGTCAAATCTCTGAATGCGCGCGACATCAGTAGTTAACTCGGTGAATGTGTCACTGTCACACAAGGTCGTCGTTTAACTAAAGTAGTTTAATATGCCCCGTGTGAATGACCCATATTTGTGGTTTACTAAAAATGGCATTGATGATTTGTATGCGAGTATTTTGCTTCCCTATTCAGACAACGTCATTTGTGGCACAAGTCGCCATCATGTAGGAGTGTTGCCACTTGAATGAAGGCCTTCTAGAAACAACTTTCTTAATTGAAATGTATTAGTTAGGAGCTTTGAATTATTTGCAAAGCAGATTTGGAGATTTGAGTATACTTATTATAGTTTCTTTCGAGTCTACAAAAACAGTTAAACCCGTACCGTTTACTTAAAAAGCTCAGTTGGCAGACCGGTCGCTTGAGCGAATTTGGATAAATCTTACGAGTTGttcgtttctttatttaatgCAAATTGAAGTGCATAGTGAAACTTCTTCTACACCTGTCTGCTCTCTCTATATCTATGTACATCTCTAGAGCTCGAGCTCATTTTGACGACTTGTTCTTGTCAGCGGGCTAATTTCACTGATCTATGGCGATATCTTTATAAAGGTCGTGTGCAAAGTGTAATAGCGAAACAACCCTAATCACACGAATATGTTTATATCCATAGAGGTTCTTTTTGCCATAAATCGCTGACTCTTTCTGTCGAACACTACCAGAGTTGTATTATGGACCACGTTTTTCCACCGCGCCTTTTCTTACCTATATCGGTTTGACAACCTATACTGAATACTTAGTACCCAGTAGaaccaaatattttcaaaaatctttctAGTGCTGAATCAATGGCCTGGAATTCGCACGAATGATTTCAAGGAAGGTTTAggataattttaaaagaatttgaaaaactagcaatacaattattaaaaatcgCTGTTCCGTAATTTATATAGAATATGATAGGAAAGAAAGTGTATTATAGGTACTGAACGCATATTTTTTCCACGTAAGCTTTCAATGCCGTAACAGATCGTTGTTAGAATAGCATTATATACTGAAAGTTAGGGTTCAAAGGCGGATTGATTATAACGAACAATAAAACTGAAGAAGTTCACAAAATCATTTACCAAATGCTATATCCACCTTCAAAGATTTGTTGTTCAGTAAACTAAAATTGATTACTTACCTGACCCGGTCCACCGAGCAATCCCGTAGAGAAACCACAAAGTACACGGCCAAGAATGATGACGCCAAAGGACTGAGTCAACGCCAGTGTACACCAACCCATGCATAGTGGAACGACCGAAATCAGCAATGTGGAGCGTCGACCAAGATAATCAGCCAAAGAACCCGAAATTAATGAGCCAACAGGTGTTGCCAAACTGTGAACGCTTGCTGCAGaataatttatggaaaaaagtgaaataagttGATGCTCTCGAAAGAATAACTCCTTAAAGCATGCAGTGGCTATGCATTTTGTACTCACCAATCCACGACCCCATTTCAACGTCAATGGCAATCTCCGCTGTGGTCGAGTTAACATCCGATAATTGTGGCAAAATGACGGCTGAGTAGCCGATGGGCATGCCACAGGCGGCGGAGAGCACCAGCACAGCGCAGGTGGAGAGAATCTGTTGTTGGCATATGCCAAAGGAAAAGATAGGGGGGAAGGAGACAAAGTAAAGATTATGAGTGCATTcaataaactattttaataatgcGTTATTTAAAGTCTAAATACAAACACTTACAAATTgattcacgcacacacactcatttTTGGCATATTCTCCATTGCTTACTCATGCCAGTTACatgattttttgtaatttcgttACAATGTAACCTATTTAACGTTAAGTATTTGAAGTGTTGATATAGAAAGCGCTTACTTTAGGTTACTTTTTTctaaaagttataaatatttgttgaatttgACATTGATTtgactaatttttgtaaatgtagggtaaaaatttgtttctgtATGTGAAATGTCGAAATTTCGAAACATTTCTCGAAAATATTGTTCACTAGGGAACGAAGAATTTCCGAAGTTAGGAAACAAAAATTGAATCCTAGGATaaagaaagcaacaaaatttGCACTTGTATAAGGATGGTGGGTCCAAATGAGATCTAACACCTCTACATAGCGATATTGGAAAACAAATACGCAGTAAAACGTATGGAAGGTTTACAAAGACCAGCATCAGTGGAGTTCTCAGACGCCAAGTCAGGCACTAAACGTTACTTTACAAGTATAACTACGGTCCCCAGACTTGTTCTATTAGCAACTGGCAGCGAAGTCACCTCTCAGACTGAGAGAATCATCCCTAGTCGTCTTAAATCGTCTTAAGTCGTCCTTAGGCGTATGTAATAAGgatatttaaaaatctaagatatctaagatatttaaaaattcccgTTTCTACCCAACACAACATAGTTCCACAATCCTGTAGAAATAACCTTAAGTTCGGTTCCCAATATTGGGAAAGAGGTGAGGTGGATAGGGATACAGGAAAAAGTTTCTTTACAGTCGGGTCCAAATTAGACAATCGAGTGGGAGGTGGTATACAGGAATCGCATTCCGACTCCCAGACCAGATAGTCAAAGAATTACATGATTGCTTGATGAATCCACCATCCTACTTCACGATATACCTGCAAATGGGCGCCAGGATATCCCTAGTAACTGTGGAGCATAGCAGCGAACACCCTAAACAGCAGATGCAGACTATCAAATTAGGAGTGCTTACATGTCACCACACAATGATTATTGTAGAAGCTGTAGGGAGGAAAAAGTGGAAGATACGAGTACTATAGA includes:
- the LOC105228649 gene encoding facilitated trehalose transporter Tret1-2 homolog is translated as MPNERERLEEHSKFVPHTHKYEIVSSSDKAHQQTQNYQHQHQQALLQLQQHNHINLHHHNAHNHHLQQHYPQPRRRSRLSSIASYLSAVPDEKAAVRGVFHQILSTCAVLVLSAACGMPIGYSAVILPQLSDVNSTTAEIAIDVEMGSWIASVHSLATPVGSLISGSLADYLGRRSTLLISVVPLCMGWCTLALTQSFGVIILGRVLCGFSTGLLGGPGQVYIAETAEPNLRGILIGAPYVSYSLGILIVYSLGSALHWRNVAWCACILPLCAAVAIFLIPETPAWLLRNNKQAKAQKALTFLRGSEIIARKEINDMTERLSKERATTRTNENIFQLCTERCAMKPLFIVIVFSILQMMSGSFIVIFYAVDIIADFGADVDTKSAAIWTAVVRMLCSLTFCVILLFVRRRRILTISSIGSGLSCLILSIYMYARLGLPKNNTDALVAAGCLFAYIAFNTAIMVLPGIMIGELFPARIRGRTAGGVFAAMNVSLFALTKIFPMVQSIIKMRGVFMVFALSSFMVTIFMGLFQPETKGRSLDQIEDYFNENNWLWFKRDKRYKEVALNEKAEKAALRAEVKA